In the genome of Segatella copri, one region contains:
- a CDS encoding PepSY-like domain-containing protein, translated as MKRTFLATVLSIVFAMVAIACHSSDEKEIGYAELPVQAQQFVKQYFPSATYSHVEKEKDHGKWEYEVLLSDGTKIDFNNKGEWKSVDCKYSILPAGIIPDAIVADIAQRYPSQQPYKIEKETGGYEIDIPGFDLYYSSNGKFIRAEIDR; from the coding sequence ATGAAGAGAACTTTTTTAGCGACAGTTTTGTCGATTGTTTTTGCGATGGTAGCTATAGCTTGCCACAGCAGCGATGAGAAAGAGATAGGTTATGCTGAGTTGCCAGTACAGGCACAGCAGTTTGTAAAGCAGTATTTCCCTTCTGCAACCTATTCCCATGTAGAGAAGGAGAAGGATCACGGAAAGTGGGAATATGAAGTGTTGCTGAGCGACGGAACCAAAATTGATTTCAACAATAAGGGAGAATGGAAAAGCGTGGACTGCAAATACTCCATATTGCCTGCCGGCATCATCCCGGATGCTATCGTTGCCGATATTGCACAGCGCTATCCTTCGCAGCAACCATATAAGATAGAGAAAGAAACGGGAGGATACGAAATCGATATCCCTGGCTTTGACCTGTATTACAGCAGTAACGGAAAATTCATCCGTGCTGAAATTGACAGATAA
- a CDS encoding ThiF family adenylyltransferase, protein MENKITTMERGMLRRTELLLGKDNLEKIQSARVLIFGIGGVGSWCAEGLVRSGVRNITIVDSDRVCVTNCNRQLMATSRTIGEVKVDALRNRLLEINPDANITAYQKIYQAETADEFHMEEYDFIIDAIDSLKDKADLILRATALPKHITFVSSMGAALRRDPFMIRKAEFWKVDGDPLARALRKKFKKNKTFPRRKFLCVYSEEKPMQNLGVNKACGTDDCICSKAKLLSGERGTDSAIYDAPGDQRLVEHDWNSTKAQINGSLCHITASFGMAIAGIVINHIIE, encoded by the coding sequence ATGGAAAATAAAATTACAACAATGGAACGGGGAATGCTGCGACGCACAGAGCTGCTCCTGGGTAAGGATAATCTGGAAAAGATACAATCGGCACGCGTGCTCATCTTCGGCATCGGAGGTGTGGGATCATGGTGTGCCGAGGGACTGGTAAGAAGCGGCGTGCGCAACATCACCATCGTGGACAGCGACCGAGTGTGCGTTACCAACTGCAACCGCCAGCTGATGGCCACAAGCCGAACCATCGGCGAGGTGAAGGTAGATGCGCTGCGCAACCGACTGCTGGAAATCAACCCGGATGCCAACATCACCGCCTATCAGAAAATCTATCAGGCAGAAACAGCCGACGAGTTCCACATGGAGGAATACGACTTCATCATCGATGCCATCGACTCGCTGAAGGATAAGGCGGATCTCATCCTGCGTGCCACCGCCCTGCCCAAGCATATCACCTTCGTATCATCCATGGGTGCCGCCCTGCGCCGCGACCCCTTCATGATCAGGAAGGCAGAATTCTGGAAAGTAGACGGCGACCCGCTGGCAAGAGCCCTGCGCAAGAAATTCAAGAAGAACAAGACGTTTCCTCGCCGCAAATTCCTGTGCGTATACAGTGAGGAAAAGCCGATGCAGAACCTGGGTGTGAACAAGGCCTGCGGCACGGACGATTGCATCTGCTCAAAAGCCAAGCTGCTGAGCGGCGAGCGAGGCACGGATAGTGCCATATATGATGCTCCTGGCGACCAGCGACTTGTGGAGCACGATTGGAACTCAACGAAGGCGCAGATCAATGGTTCTCTCTGCCACATCACCGCCTCTTTCGGCATGGCAATAGCGGGAATCGTGATTAATCACATCATTGAGTGA